One Plasmodium cynomolgi strain B DNA, chromosome 12, whole genome shotgun sequence genomic region harbors:
- a CDS encoding hypothetical protein (putative) → MHKKDISEYFNFLNVLKKKQKLRYNLYNFLCHSNKDIGNEISCYKKYLKERYLNKNKKKDNNKMMYNSMFGEKTTIQVNMKKDMNDKCKTKSSKKLSKKGEEYKMVREHNKKEEALHPMTSIILINNKKNNNSKAINLLRDTYKKNFINYHIKINVEKYEHIYFLFQITEMLSLIFLPFINSHYYFSYVKGYKHPGEGKFTMIERFRQENIHLLCERTSGDGASAYDVSGDNATIVDTAEWSYKRNSAKQSRRNTQNRVDKRKKLIKNSKQDISTSIYNLFKVNKTNLFNFSNKEKKEKSSDSEETRNRKIHYRKNTLSNIKNETAYIQKYSLFNERREKWNDVLFSKTYTTELKRRKSKKYGHHVDDGNYYIALYNSKEVVEQIRRSKKRITFEAKNLIENVFLYNEYYQIDTYELNKKFHSKDKYFLIKKYEQIVSLAFYTRFNSYLIFSLYQRIALLNFLYSNYHLVISILRYINHVHCKLMNQHARSHLFHMKKSPAVCEKSVGTSPQGDKVHTEFSERGKSTFFSDQPEKYAPYDHSFFYMKDEDIHYDDYIINTYSTNYINDMNAAQGRNNSPSLLIKFYDKLGDIKSFRFSIFFDIFFELKNSLRYLFFFLKNAHKCNVVLDLRLNRGRRGALRGTANEVTSESVEEDTNMAKLRSGTHRSKNKHSSDIPKVDSQRRRVKSEENLHFQSGNIPQGTNKTLDECNRKSGEPFDDASRFSPEGQNYPSVENSTNRDGKDNSHNVKQENCYIENDSHSNWLDKMGKEAKCEAKGANEGNALTTSECEEWPMFVPNMDVNKLRSSKLFYIIGISLLKQLNTNYYYDNMKEINLIYEDDLVEKKININNLLKNDYSDVLNLSYKYMIKSINVDPNHLLSYYYLGVIYLYKLKITKCIYICKNFLLQNCHNVYAFPFFLLYIVVTSSRYSNMEVLSTHGERKSSKGDKHKGYSKQTPNGKNRDDGSKHGALINDASILHSYNEQYKGLINQLRRNAPNFYNAITSPNNLFDVDDEQKAGAGGSYMDDFCNFGNFISCNDSASKRPVNSVKENPSEVPSERESNGKSDDPSGSHDKNKIEHDEREHPFDPKLGEVHISTARNFAEGKITNDKMSTHCTGRKRSTPYCLDNGEGFQTKSPNNECFLILTKAINYFPNNFFFYLYVYYLINFFVIYDILFCWEKKTEDKKNKKRTFQSSQVKHLLLQKASQKCDTKSSPSEIPRPTDHFNFLREEKKGDAHLSQLYDAIFDTDEMDKGDSDDINYTDETARNSDSWGVPKSTRFFPNVPFNLNKCTNLAKGKDEGNRLLTNSIKEEIDRIQISLKILQKKSNAMRVESRRGGRANKVATSGGCATSTVAKNGSGDGSHTVATHGGSAADDEKWGESCHADSAHPAGKNQQGDANVSDKYKEGKGVNMEERNTSFMEPPSVYDTCPNELKSNIKRSEYIDMSKVNLLPCVMPILLVLYKYIHKKMQEKKNSDMYVYFCLNKIMSYVDVGKIMCELHAKSDSGYHPNGGINNCNCFFSYEKGSNKLYSKNYYFSERNRYGMVSGSGLLGGSYMVSRSQMGDRSCNHFGTLNSRSSINNVRNTTPLATDTAKGMRKISLKNVYLEAITWISMGEILIYLRVNAKLIIYFLNIIDTYIKFYLSVNNDSNYYSYENTNFFYNLTHQFMCLKCLYLFYLYAKCKRRKKYSDSLLLSRKGSSVCRLPLMAMSSFGETVKKRKGNGKRKTSLPFKKNLYTKILFFENEYELHNSRMKLYDHPKVKVDNNHIYFSDRFGENDFKLPFHTRDKKELRWKFWPLRRKAEKEGSADKGEKKESPQRNAPKENASNGAKCCSTNKADANNRMNKMNKMNRKSMNKIYADEEKLFNSFRVDYESAQKRQKKYRLVKNIKIYVSLISKIYFNDRKVNILYARYYFLKKKYLKVISILSLLNEHYKKRDYFIMKKKKRSHEDSGSGKNRNISGEQSTLPSSYPFHLNNQTDFVYEYLNIYMYYQSFEKLQNYRKSNYYKHILKVIFLSCPIIPFGLFPFINL, encoded by the exons ATGCATAAGAAGGACATAAGTGAatacttcaattttttaaatgtgttgaagaagaagcaaaaactgAGGTACAATTTGTACAATTTCCTATGCCATTCGAACAAAGACATTGGGAACGAAATATCATGCtacaaaaaatatctaaAGGAGAGGTacctaaataaaaataaaaaaaaagataataacaaaatgatgtATAACTCTATgtttggagaaaaaactaCCATCCAGGtgaacatgaaaaaagaTATGAATGATAAGTGCAAGACGAAAAGTTCTAAGAAGttgtcaaaaaaaggggaagagtaTAAAATGGTTAGGGAGCATAATAAGAAAGAGGAGGCTCTCCATCCAATGACTTCAATTATCCTaataaacaataaaaaaaataacaattcaAAAGccataaatttgttgagagatacgtataaaaaaaatttcattaattatCACATCAAAattaatgtagaaaaatatgaacacatTTATTTCCTCTTCCAAATAACGGAAATGTtgtctcttatttttttaccattcaTCAATTCGCACTATTACTTTTCCTATGTAAAAGGATATAAACATCCGGGCGAGGGTAAGTTCACTATGATTGAGAGATTCAGGCAGGAAAATATACACCTCTTGTGTGAGCGCACTAGTGGTGATGGCGCCAGTGCTTATGATGTCAGCGGAGATAACGCAACGATCGTAGATACTGCTGAATGGAGCTACAAAAGGAATAGTGCAAAACAAAGTCGTAGAAACACGCAAAACAGAGTGGACAAGCGGAAGAAGTTGATCAAAAATAGCAAGCAGGATATATCCACGAGCATTTACAACCTCTTCAAAGTAAACAAAACCAATTTGTTCAACTTttcaaataaagaaaaaaaagaaaaatcttcCGATTCTGAGGAAACCAGAAATAGGAAAATTCACTATCGAAAAAATACCCTAAGtaatatcaaaaatgaaacggCATACATACAGAAATATTCCCTGTTCAATgagaggagggaaaaatggaatgacGTGTTGTTCAGTAAAACGTACACTACCGAGctgaagagaaggaaaagcaagAAATATGGGCACCATGTGGATGATGGCAACTACTACATTGCGCTGTACAACTCGAAAGAAGTAGTAGAACAAAtcaggagaagcaaaaaaaggataacttTCGAGGCAAAAAATCTCATTGAAAATGTTTTCCTGTATAATGAATATTACCAAATAGATACTTacgaattaaataaaaaatttcatagtAAGGACAAATATTtccttataaaaaaatatgaacaaattgtgtCTCTCGCTTTTTACACCCGCTTTAATTCCTACTTGATATTTTCCCTATATCAACGAATAGCACTGCTGAATTTTCTATACTCTAATTACCATTTGGTCATTTCAATTCTGAGATATATTAACCATGTGCACTGTAAGCTGATGAATCAGCATGCACGCAGCCATTTATTTCATATGAAGAAATCTCCAGCAGTGTGTGAAAAGTCAGTTGGTACTTCTCCCCAAGGGGATAAAGTACATACGGAATTCTccgaaagggggaagagtACCTTTTTCTCAGATCAGCCCGAAAAATATGCCCCCTACGATCACTCCTTCTTCTACATGAAAGATGAAGACATTCATTACGATGATTACATAATTAACACTTACAGCACGAACTACATTAATGATATGAATGCCGCACAGGGTAGAAATAATTCCCCTTCGCTTTTAATCAAGTTTTATGACAAACTAGGGGATATAAAGTCCTTCcgattttccattttcttcgacatattttttgagCTCAAG aaTTCGTTAAGGTatctcttcttctttttgaaaaatgcacataagTGTAATGTCGTCTTGGATTTGCGACTCAACAGGGGAAGGCGAGGCGCGTTACGGGGGACAGCTAACGAAGTGACGAGTGAATCTGTCGAGGAAGACACTAACATGGCGAAACTGCGGAGTGGTACACACAGGAGTAAGAATAAACATTCGAGTGATATCCCCAAGGTGGACTCCCAACGCAGAAGggtaaaaagtgaagaaaatttacacTTCCAAAGTGGGAACATCCCCCAGGGAACAAACAAAACATTGGATGAGTGCAATCGGAAATCTGGAGAGCCATTTGACGATGCGAGCCGTTTTTCACCTGAGGGTCAAAATTATCCATCGGTAGAGAATAGCACAAATCGTGATGGAAAGGACAACTCGCATAATGTTAAGCAAGAAAATTGTTATATTGAAAATGATTCCCATTCGAATTGGCTTgataaaatggggaaggagGCCAAATGCGAGGCGAAGGGTGCAAACGAAGGGAACGCATTAACCACCTCGGAGTGTGAAGAATGGCCTATGTTTGTCCCCAACATGGACGTAAACAAACTGAGAAGTAGTAAACTTTTCTACATTATAGGCATCTCTCTACTGAAGCAGCTGAACACCAACTACTACTATGACAacatgaaagaaataaaCCTCATTTACGAAGACGATttggttgaaaaaaaaataaatataaataatttgctaaaaaatgattattcGGATGTACTAAACTTAAGTTACAAGTACATGATAAAAAGCATCAACGTGGATCCCAACCACCTGTTGAGTTATTACTACCTTGGCGTTATCTATCTGTACAAGTTAAAAATTACCAagtgtatttatatatgtaaaaattttctattaCAAAACTGCCATAATGTGTAtgccttcccattttttttgctatataTAGTAGTTACCAGTTCGAGGTACAGCAATATGGAGGTACTTTCTACACATGGGGAAAGGAAGTCCTCCAAGGGTGATAAACATAAGGGTTATTCGAAGCAAactccaaatggaaaaaatagagaTGATGGTAGCAAACATGGCGCACTCATTAACGATGCGAGCATTTTACACAGCTACAATGAACAGTACAAAGGGTTAATTAACCAATTAAGGAGAAATGCCCCCAACTTTTATAACGCTATTACTAGTCCGAACAACCTGTTTGATGTAGATGATGAGCAAAAGGCAGGTGCAGGAGGAAGCTATATGGATGACTTTTGTAACTTTGGGAATTTTATAAGCTGCAACGATTCAGCTAGTAAAAGGCCCGTTAACAGTGTGAAGGAAAACCCAAGTGAGGTCCCATCCGAAAGAGAGTCTAATGGGAAAAGTGACGACCCAAGTGGAAGCCATGAtaagaacaaaatagaacatGATGAGCGTGAGCACCCGTTTGATCCTAAACTGGGGGAGGTACATATTTCTACTGCAAGAAACTTCGCAGAGGGGAAAATCACGAATGATAAGATGAGCACACACTgtacaggaagaaaaagaagtacCCCATACTGTCTCGACAACGGTGAGGGATTCCAAACCAAATCACCTAACAACGAATGTTTTTTAATCCTCACGAAAGCTATAAACTACTTCCcaaacaacttttttttttacctttatgtatattacttaattaatttcttcgtaatttatgatattttattttgctgggagaaaaaaacagaagacaagaagaataaaaagaggaCCTTCCAAAGTTCCCAGGTGAAGCACCTGCTTCTGCAAAAAGCTTCACAAAAGTGTGACACCAAATCAAGCCCAAGTGAAATCCCTCGCCCTACGGAtcatttcaattttttacgtgaagaaaaaaagggagatgcCCATCTTAGCCAACTGTACGACGCAATATTCGACACGGACGAGATGGACAAGGGCGATAGTGACGATATTAATTACACTGATGAAACTGCCAGAAATAGCGATTCCTGGGGAGTTCCCAAATCGACTCGGTTTTTTCCCAACGTCCCATTTAATCTTAATAAGTGCACCAACTTAGCCAAGGGGAAGGACGAAGGGAATCGACTTTTAACCAATAGCattaaagaagaaattgaCAGAATTCAGATTTCGCTAAAgattttgcaaaagaaaagcaaTGCGATGAGGGTTGAGTCCAGAAGGGGGGGTAGAGCTAACAAGGTTGCTACTTCGGGAGGGTGTGCAACTTCGACTGTGGCGAAGAATGGTTCGGGTGACGGGTCACACACTGTCGCAACACATGGTGGCAGCGCTGCTGATGATGAAAAGTGGGGAGAATCTTGCCACGCCGATAGCGCACACCCCGCGGGGAAGAACCAACAGGGGGATGCAAATGTCAGCGATAAGTATAAGGAAGGTAAAGGCGTAAACATGGAAGAGAGAAACACAAGTTTCATGGAACCCCCATCCGTATATGATACCTGCCCAAACGAACTAAAAAGCAACATAAAAAGAAGCGAGTACATTGACATGAGCAAAGTGAATCTGTTACCCTGCGTTATGCCCATACTGTTAGTATTGTACAAATACATCCATAAGAAAAtgcaggaaaagaaaaattctgacatgtatgtatatttttgcttgaacaaaattatgtctTATGTTGATGTGGGTAAGATTATGTGCGAATTGCATGCAAAGAGTGACAGCGGCTACCATCCAAATGGTGGGATCAACAACTGCAACTGTTTCTTTAGCTACGAGAAGGGTAGCAACAAATTATACAGCAAGAATTACTACTTTTCGGAGAGAAACAGATACGGCATGGTTAGCGGAAGTGGTTTGCTTGGTGGAAGCTACATGGTTAGTAGAAGCCAAATGGGTGACAGAAGCTGTAACCATTTTGGAACTCTCAACTCGCGGAGCAGCATCAACAATGTCAGAAATACCACCCCTCTAGCTACTGACACAGCCAAGGGCATGCGGAAAATTAGCCTTAAAAATGTCTACTTGGAAGCCATCACCTGGATCAGTATGGGTGAAATTCTGATTTACCTAAGGGTAAATGCCAAGCTCATAATTTACTTTCTCAACATTATAGACACgtacataaaattttatctaaGTGTAAATAATGACAGTAACTATTATAGCTACGAAAATACAAAtttcttttacaatttgaCGCACCAATTTATGTGCCTGAAATGCTTGTACCTGTTTTATCTCTATGCCAAGTgtaaaaggaggaaaaaatattcagaCAGTCTTCTCCTGAGCAGGAAAGGAAGCAGTGTATGTCGCTTGCCACTAATGGCAATGTCCTCCTTTGGCGaaacggtaaaaaaaaggaagggaaacggaaagaggaaaacatcattgccttttaaaaaaaatttatatacaaaaatactcTTTTTCGAAAACGAATACGAATTGCACAATTCTAGAATGAAGTTGTATGACCACCCCAAAGTTAAAGTCGACAATAATCACATCTACTTCAGTGATCGATTTGGTGAAAATGATTTTAAGTTGCCTTTTCACACAAGGGATAAGAAAGAATTGAGATGGAAATTCTGGCCTTTGAGGAGGAAGGCCGAAAAGGAGGGGAGCGCTGataagggagaaaaaaaagaatccccCCAAAGGAATGCACCAAAAGAGAACGCGAGCAATGGCGCGAAATGTTGTTCGACCAACAAAGCAGACGCAAATAAcagaatgaacaaaatgaacaaaatgaacagaaagaGCATGAATAAGATTTACGCCGATGAGGAGAAACTGTTCAACTCGTTTCGTGTGGACTATGAGAGTGCCCAGAAaagacagaaaaaatatcgactcgtaaaaaatattaaaatttacgtATCCctaataagtaaaatttatttcaacgATAGAAAGGTTAACATTTTATATGCtcgatattattttttaaaaaaaaagtacctaAAAGTTATCAGCATTTTGTCTCTGCTGAATGAGCACTACAAGAAAAGGGACTACTTCattatgaagaagaagaaaaggtcACATGAGGATAGTGGCTCAGGGAAAAATAGGAACATCTCGGGTGAACAAAGTACTTTACCAAGTAGCTACCCCTTTCATTTAAATAACCAAACGGATTTCGTCTAcgaatatttaaatatatacatgtattatCAGTCCTTTGAGAAGTTACAAAATTATCGGAAGTCGAATTATTACAAGCATATTTTGaaagtcatttttttaagctgcCCCATCATACCTTTTGGTTTGTTTCCGTTTATAAATTTGTGA
- a CDS encoding cysteine proteinase precursor (putative), whose amino-acid sequence MTQDIKIMNLTKSSLDALNRNQMLSKKSNRKIVKICMYTILTFVMCGVVYICFTVMSSNDESINQIDNLKGPSFTPGDGNILNKDEIETLKFIFSNYPHGEKNIAGDEVKTLADSTIPNVEDQKIKIADAGKHIKLMKKYNEIVEDMSEENKEELTKMLRELLKKKMNKKKKQKKDPNGNGEEGKEVINMSSPNFNYKKVSDNQDNNDEDEEVSVAQIEDLFFNLKYASKFFNFMKKYNRSYKDITEQMEKYKNFKMNYLKIKKHNETNQMYKMRLNQFSDYSKKDFESYFKKLLPIPDHLKKKYVVPFGSMNNGKDKKVDSNKSANLFTDVPEILDYREKGIVHEPKDQGLCGNVECMYAKEHNKTILTLSEQEVVDCSKLNFGCDGGHPFYSFIYAIENGICLGSDYKYIAMDNLFCLNYRCKNKVTLSSVGGVKENELIRALNEVGPVSVNVGVTDDFSFYDGGIFNGTCTEELNHSVLLVGYGQVPSSRIFQQNNVYDDATGVTKKGARTSPSKADDGIQYYWIIKNSWSKNWGENGFMRISRNKEGDNVFCGIGVEVFYPIL is encoded by the exons ATGACGCAGGATATCAAAATCATGAACCTGACCAAGTCCAGCTTGGATGCCCTGAACAGAAACCAAATGCTCTCCAAAAAGAGCAATAGGAAAATTGTGAAGATATGCATGTACACAATTCTGACATTTGTGATGTGCGGTGTAGTGTACATTTGCTTCACGGTGATGTCGAGCAATGATGAGAGCATTAACCAGATCGACAACCTGAAAGGTCCTTCTTTCACCCCTGGTGATGGAAATATCCTCAACAAGGATGAAATAGAAACGCTGAAATTTATCTTTTCAAATTACCCtcatggggagaaaaatatcgCTGGTGATGAAGTGAAAACACTAGCAGATTCCACCATACCTAATGTAGAGGAtcaaaagataaaaattgcagaCGCGGGAAAGCACATCAAATTGATGAAGAAGTATAACGAAATTGTGGAGGACATGAGTGAGGAGAATAAAGAAgagttaacaaaaatgttgagggaacttttgaaaaaaaaaatgaataagaagaaaaaacaaaaaaaagacccaAATGGTAATGGtgaagaagggaaagaagTTATCAATATGAGTTCACCCAATTTTAATTACAAGAAGGTCAGCGACAACCAAGATAATAATGACGAAGACGAAGAGGTGAGTGTGGCACAAATCGAAGACCTATTCTTCAACCTGAAATACGcgtcgaaattttttaacttcatgAAAAAGTATAACAGAAGCTATAAAGACATCACTGAACAGAtggagaaatataaaaatttcaaaatgaatTATCTCAAAATTAAGAAGCACAACGAAACGAAccaaatgtacaaaatgagaTTAAACCAGTTTAGCGATTATTCGAAGAAAGATTTCGAgagttattttaaaaaattgctaccCATTCCGGATCacttgaagaagaaatatgtAGTACCTTTCGGTTCCATGAATAAcggaaaagataaaaaagtgGATAGCAACAAAAGTGCAAACCTTTTCACCGATGTGCCAGAAATTTTGGACTatagagaaaaaggaattgtaCATGAACCGAAGGATCAAGGATTATGTG GAAATGTGGAATGTATGTATGCCAAGGAACATAACAAAACCATTTTAACTCTTAGCGAACAAGAAGTTGTGGATTgttcaaaattaaatttcGGATGTGATGGTGGACACccattttattcattcatcTATGCTATCGAAAATGGAATATGCTTAGGCAGtgattataaatacatagctatggataatttattttgcctaAATTATAGATGTAAGAATAAAGTTACTCTCTCCTCTGTTGGTGGGGTGAAAGAAAACGAATTGATACGTGCATTAAATGAAGTAGGTCCAGTATCTGTTAATGTCGGTGTAACGGATGATTTCTCCTTTTACGATGGAGGGATATTTAATGGCACATGCACGGAAGAATTAAACCACTCCGTTCTTCTTGTCGGTTATGGCCAAGTGCCGAGCAGCAGAATCTTTCAACAAAATAATGTGTATGATGATGCCACTGGAGTCACGAAAAAGGGAGCGCGAACCTCGCCATCAAAGGCCGATGATGGTATTCAGTACTACTGGATTATCAAAAATTCGTGGAGTAAAAATTGGGGAGAAAACGGATTCATGAGAATTAGTCGAAACAAGGAGGGAGACAACGTGTTTTGTGGAATCGGTGTAGAGGTTTTCTATCCCATTTTGTAA
- a CDS encoding hypothetical protein (putative), protein MGTPPHNIAPSNKLQQGDKITSTEIMKKRSGKYMLISSCLLSLGIYYYVKTTKYSDYRRRYEGVLKDIERQKAKFEKWKADNL, encoded by the exons ATGGGTACACCACCTCATAACATTGCCCCTTCGAATAAGTTACAACAAGGAGATAAAATCACATCCAC AGAGATTATGAAAAAACGTTCGGGGAAATATATGCTAATTTCATCTTGCCTTTTAAGCCTTGGAATTTACTACTACGTGAAGACGACAAAATATTCGGATTACAGGAGGAGGTACGAGGGCGTATTGAAAGATATAGAAAGACAAAAGgccaaatttgaaaaatggaaagcgGATAATTTGTAG